One stretch of Cryptococcus neoformans var. neoformans B-3501A chromosome 5, whole genome shotgun sequence DNA includes these proteins:
- a CDS encoding hypothetical protein (HMMPfam hit to MMS19_N, MMS19 N-terminus, score: 40.6, E(): 4.3e-09) gives MDIERLVRTHVSTADLNPSQELVQGVNSGQVQLLQVVKALGNYLTSTEDDIRLKGLTFLTNLLGVIIPGKINRQATTTLTNFYISKLDDFESLPPALSGLTTLSKLTTFDDTAAVDVYKGVVENVNIKAYAQAIRHLVYVLFDSLLATHRDALKKMGTAFINSYTKIVDGEKDPRNLMLLFSIDRVILLEFDVKDHIEDFFDITFCYFPITFRPPPNDPYGITADDLKLALRECMASNPYFAKMALPLFLEKFATATGATMKDLMLTMAACFPTYGADAVNERSKELWEGIKTEILYSSDSTIEAAALSALESLMRALYPNEDSVPSGLAQEIIQECMKSLEEPEKNQALGSTKIIAAIFRGSPSAGKFALSQVFPQLFRTFNTPTVPSHRAPLLTAISSILLACQSTYNSSSRSHEQEQNLEPYRGDLLDILREGLRTDGLKGPAIKGCIALVGVQGYWSRKEVEDVVRGIDEILIHDENQEIRPEVIQALITISKSHPTVIESLTLPLLFHNLPSSAPSVEDFTARERYRSILGSLGRLCIQPALWGTMIVRVTSRLDVLVSATPENSEGADVEMDDIDARECNIAYAWDLLNSLLTVIEAKVKQKHMDVGKYYEELMPRLLGLVVRASQQKVGGSGEPLFKDRRLVAIVSKIEEKMIWELGAEKQEKQFNLVYRAFEQGEMVGIVHEKSTVQSSSPLRTSASSAEQDLIALYSSALQGLSPPVSLPLASCGEYLRGKIHWTIHVARDDWQVKWGLQMVCALVNKKENDLKEALEGVLEKIWAEVQDTTQDFEVRRRGLLVYFHIIKALSLLRQPLAYTALDKVIEVLGLFSMDPEFVSEAARAFGVLAKKGDGHLIAKLLYAQKLWNFVLPKLIEGDKEASGKERIVYLVAFASLLPLVPPSLCLSDLPTILPLIQRSLTLSSPVQRTNVIHALISILETPSSPSTDTILHSSASSLVSALLTSSVPSPETPTSSKVRQSALACLAIIPDTIRFEVLYKQKAEVIKELGKAVDDRIRDVRKEAVECRARWYRYGQAT, from the exons ATGGACATCGAGAGACTCGTAAGGACGCACGTATCCACGGCAGATTTGAATCCGTCTCAGGAGCTTGTTCAAG GTGTCAACAGTGGTCAAGTACAACTACTACAAGTGGTAAAGGCTTTGGGGAATTACCTCACCTCTACAGAAGATGATATCAGGCTTAAAG GGTTGACGTTTTTAACCAATCTCCTGGGTGTTATCATACCTGGGAAGATCAATCGTCAGGCGA CAACGACCTTGACAAACTTCTATATCTCAAAATTAGATGACTTTGAGTCATTACCGCCAGCTCTAAGTGGATTAACTACACTTTCGAAGCTAACGACGTTCGATGACACTGCAGCGGTCGATGTTTATAAAGG GGTCGTGGAGAATGTCAATATCAAAGCATATGCGCAAGCTATAAGACACCTTGTCTACGTCTTGTTCGACAGCTTACTAGCAACACATCGAGATG CTCTGAAGAAAATGGGAACCGCTTTCATCAATTCTTATACCAAAATCGTCGACGGCGAGAAAGACCCTCGGAACCTCAtgcttcttttctcaaTCGACCGAGTAATCCTTTTGGAGTTCGACGTCAAGGATCATATCGAAGACTTTTTTGACATCACATTCTGTTACTTTCCCATTACCTTCCGCCCACCTCCTAATGATCCTTATGGCATTACTGCGGATGATTTGAAACTTGCTCTCCGAGAGTGTATGGCATCTAATCCCTATTTTGCAAAGATGGCATTGCCTCTCTTTTTAGAAAAATTCGCCACTGCTACGGGTGCTACTATG AAAGATCTAATGCTCACCATGGCCGCTTGTTTCCCAACTTACGGTGCCGATGCGGTCAATGAACGTAGCAAAGAACTCTGGGAGGGCATCAAGACCGAGATACTTTACTCCTCTGATTCAACTATTGAAGCCGCTGCCCTTTCTGCTCTTGAATCACTCATGCGCGCACTCTACCCTAATGAGGACAGTGTTCCGTCAGGTTTGGCGCAGGAGATCATTCAGGAATGTATGAAGTCCCTGGAGGAACCAGAAAAGAATCAGGCTTTAGGTTCGACCAAGATTATTGCCGCGATCTTCCGAGGTTCTC CCTCGGCCGGTAAATTCGCCCTCTCGCAAGTATTCCCTCAGCTTTTCCGAACATTCAACACTCCCACTGTACCTTCTCACCGTGCTCCTCTCCTCACAgccatctcttcaattCTTCTCGCTTGTCAATCTACCTacaactcttcctctcgaTCACATGAGCAAGAGCAAAATTTGGAACCCTATCGAGGGGACCTTTTGGATATTCTGAGGGAAGGTTTAAGGACGGATGGCTTGAAAGGACCGGCCATCAAAGGGTGTATTGCTCTTGTTGGTGTTCAAGGCTATTGGAGCCGaaaggaagtggaggaTGTTGTTAGGGGGATTGACGAAATTCTGATCCATGACGAAAATCAGGAAATTAG ACCGGAAGTCATTCAAGCACTTATCACAATCTCCAAATCCCATCCCACTGTCATCGAGTCGCTTACTCTCCCGCTCTTATTCCACAACCTTCCTAGCTCGGCGCCTTCCGTAGAGGACTTCACGGCGAGGGAGCGATATCGGTCTATCCTTGGTTCATTAGGGAGGCTCTGCATTCAGCCAGCACTGTGGGGCACAATGATCGTGAGGGTCACTAGCAGACTTGACGTATTGGTCTCCGCTACTCCTGAAAACTCAGAGGGAGCTGATGTGGAAATGGACGACATAGATGCTAGGGAATGTAACATTGCCTATGCGTGGGACCTCCTCAACTCCTTGCTCACGGTGATAGAGGCGAAGGTCAAACAAAAGCATATGGATGTGGGCAAATATTACGAAGAGTTGATGCCGAGATTGCTGGGTTTGGTAGTAAGAGCGTCTCAGCAAAAGGTTGGCGGAAGCGGAGAACCTTTGTTCAAAGACAGGAGATTGGTGGCGATCGTAAGCAAGATtgaggaaaagatgatCTGGGAACTTGGCGCCGA GAAACAAGAGAAACAGTTCAACCTTGTGTACAGAGCATTCGAGCAGGGAGAGATGGTTGGTATAGTACACGAAAAGTCAACTGTTCAATCTTCTAGCCCTTTACGT ACTAGCGCATCATCCGCAGAGCAAGACCTCATTGCGCTCTACTCTTCGGCCCTCCAAGGCCTTTCACCCCCtgtttctcttccattggCTTCATGCGGCGAGTATCTGAGAGGGAAGATCCACTGGACTATTCACGTCGCAAGGGATGACTGGCAGGTTAAATGGGGACTGCAGATGGTTTGTGCATTAGTGAataagaaggagaatg ATCTCAAAGAAGCCTTAGAAGGGgttttggagaagatttgGGCAGAGGTGCAGGATACTACTCAAGACTTTGAGGTCAGACGCAGAGGGCTACTGGTTTACTTCCAC ATCATCAAAGCCCTTTCACTCCTACGCCAGCCATTAGCATACACAGCCCTTGACAAAGTCATTGAAGTGTTGGGATTGTTCAGCATGGACCCTGAGTTTGTCAGTGAGGCAGCGAGAGCTTTTGGTGTGTtggcgaagaagggtgACGGACATTTGATTGCCAAG CTCCTTTACGCTCAAAAATTGTGGAACTTTGTGCTTCCGAAACTGATTGAAGGGGATAAGGAAGCTTCTG GCAAAGAAAGGATAGTGTACCTTGTCGCTTTTGCCTCTCTCTTGCCTCTTgttcctccctctctttgTCTCTCCGACCTTCCTACT ATCCTCCCACTGATTCAACGATCCTTGACACTGTCGTCCCCTGTTCAGAGGACGAACGTGATCCAcgccctcatctccattcTTGAGAccccttcatccccatctaCTGATACTatccttcattcttctgcctcttccctcGTTTCAGCCCTTCTAACCTCCTCCGTTCCATCTCCGGAAACCCCTACCTCCTCAAAAGTTAGACAATCCGCCCTCGCTTGCCTGGCCATTATTCCCGATACGATCAGGTTTGAAGTGCTGTATAAGCAGAAAGCAGAGGTGATCAAGGAGCTGGGAAAAGCGGTGGACGACCGAATCAGAGATGTGAGAAAAGAGGCTGTTGAATGCAGGGCAAGGTGGTATAGGTATGGTCAGGCGACTTAG
- a CDS encoding hypothetical protein (HMMPfam hit to Zn_clus, Fungal Zn(2)-Cys(6) binuclear cluster domain, score: 39.0, E(): 1.3e-08) — protein MPSKHRASDSEESSSRPALPPSKRQVRHASRACDECRRRKIRCDGMVPQCTICKNRDSACEYKDEDRRKTNLEHIEDINARMDRFEKLVENLLAATTASRSMAAPPTQSLSDVGLIESIIQTPSNESSSRMAELPTNHAIDRLPAALGSKNTTPSSTTSARQMLHNIDTLPVTSSRLRKVEGGPDYELFQRVGKADAALVQHGPTSLWTCASSRLQETEASSTHEPRMGDWIDWSRNLPSSLNISKTIHDQALDYFSAFYAPWCLSVDMPAFITDLNICNMTQVSGRDRQSPPIRTAHYSPLLHCCVLYLGLRLIKQEHPALMRSYESIFMRHCSALLFEECDHTALSSLRAYNLFSNCAHFVRLSTCENQFNLGDRQHATGYLYSGMAIAGVHALGLNLNCENYVRRGQITPDERNLREYAFWTTYLQDTIRALAAGRQPILVDTSSAPFPQIDSILDDVLWSSPTVPLYSVTPPSPGLSVNGLRSMRSTAFHWMARLAVISRSVLETLYSSSNGESTREESAWDLLQQLETWHDRFPLAHPDMNPLPHVLLLLMTYHLVVIFILRPFYRSTSTTIPAQKCQQAAQSILYLLDLFESVHGLRFCHHNLINAIFGAATIFLLGNIKSKDIGFSSSDLLNFNRCVDHMSRLSLTWTEAAMSHDILVALQAECEQPSAEPLLDQNDLNPSFPPFNSFNDMQDIWGLMFPDQAFQWQDLNEASM, from the exons ATGCCTTCTAAGCATAGAGCATCAGACTCTGAGGAGAGCAGTAGCCGTCCAGCGCTTCCACCGTCAAAACGCCAGGTCCGTCATGCTTCAAGAGCTTGCGATGAGTGTCGTAGAAG GAAAATACGCTGTGATGGAATGGTTCCGCAGTGCACTATATGTAAGAACCGAGACTCAGCTTGCGAATATAAGGATGAGGACCGTCGAAA GACCAACCTGGAACATATTGAAGACATTAATGCACGGATGGATCGTTTTGAGAAGCTCGTGGAGAACCTCCTGGCTGCTACCACAGCTTCAAGATCGATGGCTGCTCCTCCGACACAATCTTTGTCAGATGTTGGACTTATCGAATCAATAATCCAAACCCCCTCTAATGAAAGCTCCTCGAGAATGGCTGAGTTACCGACGAATCATGCTATCGATAGGTTACCGGCGGCTTTGGGATCCAAAAACACGACCCCTAGCTCGACTACTTCCGCAAGGCAGATGCTACACAATATCGATACGTTGCCTGTTACATCTTCACGATTACGGAAGGTCGAAGGAGGGCCGGACTATGAACTATTTCAG AGGGTCGGTAAAGCCGATGCGGCCTTGGTGCAGCATGGCCCCACGTCCCTGTGGACATGCGCTAGCTCACGTCTTCAAGAAACAGAagcctcttccacccaTGAGCCACGAATGGGCGATTGGATTGACTGGTCCCGtaatcttccatcctctctcaaCATCAGCAAGACGATCCACGATCAAGCTTTGGACTACTTTTCCGCCTTTTATGCCCCATGGTGCTTGAGTGTAGACATGCCTGCTTTCATTACGGACCTCAATATATGCAATATGACCCAAGTCTCCGGTCGCGATCgtcaatctcctccaatTCGGACTGCTCActactctcctcttttACATTGCTGTGTACTGTACCTGGGCTTGCGGTTGATCAAGCAGGAGCATCCCGCTTTGATGCGCAGCTATGAGTCCATTTTCATGCGACATTGTTCGGCTTTGTTATTTGAAGAGTGCGACCACACTGCATTGAGCTCTTTGCGAGCTTATAATTTGTTTTCCAA TTGTGCACATTTTGTACGATTGTCAACTTGTGAAAATCAATTCAATCTTGGAGACAGACAACATGCCACAGGATATCTGTACTCCGGCATGGCTATAGCTGGTGTCCATGCA TTGGGCCTAAACCTCAAT TGTGAGAACTATGTTAGAAGAGGTCAGATAACCCCGGACGAGCGGAATTTAAGGGAATATGCTTTCTGGACCACGTATCTGCAAGACACA ATCCGGGCTCTCGCTGCTGGCCGTCAACCCATACTCGTCGATACATCTAGTGCACCTTTTCCACAGATCGACAGCATTCTAGATGATGTGTTATGGAGCTCTCCTACGGTACCCTTATATTCAGTAACACCCCCGTCTCCAGGGCTTAGTGTTAATGGTCTTCGATCAATGCGCTCTACCGCATTCCATTGGATGGCAAGACTAGCTGTAATCAGCCGTTCGGTGTTAGAGACTCT ATACTCATCTTCCAATGGCGAGTCGACAAGGGAAGAATCGGCGTGGGACCTTTTGCAGCAGCTCGAGACATGGCATGACCGCTTCCCACTGGCTCATCCAGATATGAACCCACTGCCGCACGTTTTACTGCTCCTCATGACATACCATCTGGTTGTCATTTTTATTCTTCGACCTTTTTACCGATCGACTTCGACCACCATTCCAGCGCAAAAATGCCAGCAGGCTGCTCAATCTATTCTTTACCTCCTTGAT TTGTTTGAAAGCGTGCACGGTCTGCGCTTTTGCCATCATAACCTGA TCAACGCCATTTTTGGTGCAGCCACCATCTTCCTACTGGGTAATATCAAGTCGAAAGACATCGGTTTTTCTAGCTCAGACCTCTTGAACTTCAACCGATGT GTCGATCACATGTCGCGTTTAAGTCTGACATGGACAGAAGCTGCCATGAGCCATGACATATTAGTCGCACTTCAAGCAGAATGCGAGCAACCGAGTGCCGAGCCGCTTTTGGACCAGAATGATTTAAacccctccttcccaccTTTCAACTCATTCAACGACATGCAGGATATCTGGGGTTTGATGTTCCCGGATCAGGCCTTTCAGTGGCAAGACCTGAACGAGGCTTCAATGTAA